One region of Paracoccus sp. SMMA_5_TC genomic DNA includes:
- a CDS encoding acyl-CoA dehydrogenase family protein, which produces MLLTEEQEQIRDAARDFARERLAPGAAERDHEHRFPRAELEEMGALGFLGMLVPEAHGGSETGMIAYALALEEIAAADGACSTIMSVHSSVGCVPILRFGSDEQKARFLPRMASGEWIGGFALTEPQAGSDAANLRTRARRDGDHYVIDGAKQFITSGKNGQVVIVFAVTDPGAGKKGISAFIVPTDTPGYQVVSVEHKLGQHASDTCALAFSEMRVPVENLLGAEGEGYRIALSNLEGGRIGIAAQAVGMARGAYEAALAYARERITFGRPIAEHQAVAFRLADMATQIDAARLMVLRAAQLREAGKPCLTEASMAKLFASEMAERVCSAAIQIHGGYGYLADYPVERIYRDVRVTQIYEGTSEVQRMVIARGL; this is translated from the coding sequence ATGCTGCTGACCGAGGAACAGGAACAGATCCGCGACGCCGCCCGCGACTTTGCCCGCGAGCGGCTGGCCCCCGGCGCCGCCGAACGCGACCACGAACACCGCTTTCCGCGCGCCGAGCTGGAGGAGATGGGCGCGCTGGGTTTTCTGGGCATGCTGGTGCCCGAAGCGCATGGCGGCTCGGAAACCGGCATGATTGCCTATGCCCTGGCGCTGGAGGAAATCGCCGCCGCCGATGGCGCCTGCAGCACCATCATGTCGGTGCACAGTTCCGTCGGCTGCGTGCCGATCCTGCGCTTTGGCAGCGACGAACAGAAAGCCCGCTTTCTGCCGCGCATGGCCAGCGGCGAATGGATCGGGGGGTTTGCCCTGACCGAGCCGCAGGCCGGCTCGGACGCCGCCAATCTGCGCACCCGCGCCCGCCGCGACGGCGACCATTACGTCATCGACGGGGCCAAGCAGTTCATCACCTCGGGCAAGAACGGGCAGGTGGTGATCGTTTTTGCCGTCACCGACCCCGGCGCGGGGAAAAAGGGCATCTCGGCCTTCATCGTGCCCACCGACACCCCCGGCTATCAGGTGGTTTCGGTGGAACACAAGCTGGGCCAGCATGCGTCGGACACCTGCGCGCTGGCCTTCAGCGAGATGCGGGTGCCGGTGGAAAACCTGCTGGGGGCCGAAGGCGAGGGCTATCGGATCGCGCTGTCGAACCTGGAAGGCGGCCGCATCGGCATCGCCGCCCAGGCCGTGGGCATGGCCCGCGGCGCCTATGAGGCCGCCCTGGCTTATGCGCGCGAACGCATCACCTTCGGCCGTCCGATCGCCGAACACCAGGCCGTCGCCTTTCGCCTGGCCGACATGGCCACGCAGATCGACGCCGCCCGGCTGATGGTGCTGCGCGCCGCGCAGCTGCGCGAGGCCGGCAAGCCCTGCCTGACCGAAGCCAGCATGGCAAAGCTGTTCGCGTCGGAAATGGCGGAACGGGTCTGTTCGGCCGCGATCCAGATTCACGGCGGCTACGGCTATCTGGCCGACTACCCGGTCGAACGGATCTATCGCGATGTGCGGGTCACCCAGATCTATGAAGGCACCAGCGAGGTGCAGCGCATGGTGATCGCCCGCGGGCTGTGA
- a CDS encoding acetyl-CoA C-acyltransferase, translating to MSTDPIVITGAARTPMGGFQGDFATVEAAQLGATAIQAALAGLDPQAVQEIIMGCVLPAGQGQAPARQAALAAGLPLGAGATTVNKMCGSGMKAAMLGHDLLLAGSAEVVVAGGMESMSNAPYLLPKARGGYRMGHGQVMDHMFLDGLEDAYDKGRLMGTFAEDCAEAYQFTRQQQDDFAIASLTRAQQAIAQGRFAAEIAPVTVKGRSGEVVIDTDEQPGKARLDKIPTLKPAFRKDGTVTAANSSSISDGAAALVLMRASEAERRGLTPRARILGHATFADRPNLFPTAPIGAMRALLERTGTALGDYDLFEVNEAFAVVAMAAMHDLGLAHDVVNIHGGACALGHPIGASGARVLVTLLAALETHGLERGMASLCIGGGEATAMAIERMH from the coding sequence ATGAGCACCGATCCGATCGTCATTACCGGCGCCGCCCGCACCCCGATGGGCGGCTTTCAGGGCGATTTCGCCACAGTCGAGGCGGCGCAGCTGGGCGCCACCGCGATCCAGGCCGCGCTGGCCGGGCTGGACCCGCAGGCGGTGCAGGAAATCATCATGGGCTGCGTGCTGCCCGCCGGGCAGGGCCAGGCCCCGGCCCGGCAGGCGGCGCTGGCCGCCGGGCTGCCGCTGGGCGCCGGCGCGACCACCGTCAACAAGATGTGCGGATCGGGCATGAAGGCCGCCATGCTGGGCCACGACCTGCTGCTGGCCGGCTCGGCCGAGGTGGTGGTGGCCGGCGGCATGGAAAGCATGTCGAACGCCCCCTATCTGCTGCCCAAGGCCCGCGGCGGCTATCGCATGGGGCATGGCCAGGTCATGGACCACATGTTCCTGGACGGGCTGGAAGATGCCTATGACAAGGGCCGGCTGATGGGCACCTTTGCCGAGGATTGCGCCGAGGCCTATCAGTTCACCCGCCAGCAGCAGGACGATTTCGCCATCGCCTCGCTGACCCGGGCGCAGCAGGCCATCGCCCAGGGCCGCTTTGCCGCCGAGATTGCCCCCGTCACTGTCAAGGGCCGGTCGGGCGAGGTGGTGATCGACACCGACGAACAGCCGGGCAAGGCGCGACTGGACAAGATCCCGACACTGAAACCCGCCTTTCGCAAGGATGGCACGGTGACGGCCGCCAACAGCAGTTCGATTTCCGACGGTGCGGCGGCGCTGGTGCTGATGCGCGCCTCCGAGGCGGAACGGCGGGGGCTGACGCCGCGGGCACGCATCCTGGGGCACGCCACCTTCGCCGACCGGCCGAACCTGTTCCCGACCGCACCCATCGGCGCGATGCGCGCCCTGCTGGAACGCACCGGAACCGCGCTTGGCGATTACGACCTGTTCGAGGTGAACGAGGCCTTTGCCGTGGTTGCCATGGCGGCGATGCACGACCTGGGCCTGGCCCATGACGTGGTCAACATCCACGGCGGCGCCTGCGCGCTTGGCCATCCCATCGGGGCCTCGGGGGCGCGGGTGCTGGTGACGCTGCTGGCGGCGCTGGAAACCCACGGGCTGGAACGCGGCATGGCCTCGCTGTGCATCGGCGGCGGCGAGGCGACGGCCATGGCGATCGAAAGGATGCACTGA
- a CDS encoding DUF2190 family protein, with amino-acid sequence MKTYIQNGHVITVPTPAGGIASGDGLIVGNIFGIAAYSAAEGDPLELATTGVYKLPKATATVLAIGARVAWDTAAKQVNTPGAGRFPIGIAIEAAGNGITSVAVRLDGVATAAA; translated from the coding sequence ATGAAGACCTACATCCAGAATGGCCACGTCATCACCGTGCCCACACCCGCAGGCGGCATCGCATCCGGCGACGGGCTGATTGTCGGCAACATCTTCGGCATCGCCGCCTACTCGGCCGCCGAGGGCGATCCCCTCGAACTGGCCACCACCGGCGTCTACAAGCTGCCGAAAGCGACAGCGACGGTCCTGGCAATCGGCGCGCGCGTCGCCTGGGACACCGCGGCCAAACAGGTCAACACACCTGGCGCTGGGCGTTTCCCCATCGGCATCGCTATCGAGGCCGCGGGGAACGGGATTACCAGCGTCGCGGTGCGGCTGGATGGGGTCGCGACGGCGGCGGCGTGA
- a CDS encoding ParB/RepB/Spo0J family partition protein gives MSRKRRMFEIEMPDDGVSAEPDFPAGKDAPARRGPMAAAITETAESSRDRARLEAQIRAENDALAQEHVRLKRAGLITDLVPLDAIDTHKLIRDRAAGPDYELAELVESIRDIGLSNPIRVEPAGEGRYELIQGWRRLSAYRQLLAETGDHERWGRIPAGIAAKGEALEALYRRMVDENLVRKDISFAEMAQLALHYAMDPLTPENDPEKAVAILFKSAGYQKRSYIRSFIRLVEALDGALMYPAEIPRALGLALSQRLDEVPGTAAAIRAELKDWDTRSIKDELDILRRYAGQGAETEDPARPGRAATPIVPAGKAKTTFQIERPQGNAKCTAANGRLEIRLPRDFTAVDRRRLEAAVRVMLESLD, from the coding sequence ATGAGCCGCAAACGCCGCATGTTTGAAATCGAGATGCCCGACGACGGCGTTTCGGCCGAGCCCGACTTCCCCGCGGGGAAGGATGCGCCGGCGCGCAGGGGGCCGATGGCCGCCGCGATCACCGAGACGGCTGAATCGAGCCGTGACCGTGCCCGGCTTGAGGCGCAGATCCGCGCCGAAAACGATGCGCTGGCGCAAGAGCATGTGCGGCTCAAGCGCGCGGGTCTGATCACCGATCTGGTGCCCTTGGACGCGATCGATACCCACAAGCTGATCCGGGACCGGGCTGCCGGGCCTGATTACGAATTGGCCGAACTGGTCGAATCGATCCGGGATATCGGCTTGTCGAACCCGATCCGGGTCGAGCCGGCGGGCGAGGGCCGGTATGAACTGATCCAGGGCTGGCGGCGGCTTTCCGCATATCGTCAGCTGCTGGCAGAGACCGGCGATCACGAGCGCTGGGGCCGCATCCCCGCCGGTATCGCCGCCAAGGGCGAGGCGCTCGAGGCGCTGTATCGGCGGATGGTGGATGAGAACCTGGTGCGCAAGGACATATCCTTTGCCGAGATGGCGCAGCTGGCACTGCACTATGCCATGGACCCGCTGACGCCCGAGAATGATCCCGAAAAGGCGGTGGCGATCCTGTTCAAGTCGGCAGGCTATCAAAAGCGCAGCTACATTCGCAGCTTTATCCGCCTGGTCGAGGCGCTGGATGGCGCGCTGATGTATCCGGCCGAAATTCCGCGCGCCCTGGGCCTGGCGCTATCGCAGCGGCTGGACGAGGTTCCGGGCACGGCGGCCGCCATCCGCGCCGAGCTGAAGGACTGGGATACCCGCAGCATCAAGGATGAGCTGGACATCCTGCGCCGCTATGCCGGGCAGGGGGCCGAGACCGAGGATCCGGCCCGGCCCGGTCGCGCGGCGACGCCGATCGTCCCTGCGGGGAAGGCCAAGACCACGTTCCAGATCGAGCGGCCGCAGGGCAATGCCAAATGCACCGCCGCCAATGGTCGGCTGGAGATCCGGCTGCCGCGCGATTTCACCGCGGTGGATCGTCGCCGGCTGGAGGCGGCGGTGCGGGTGATGCTGGAAAGCCTGGACTGA
- a CDS encoding helix-turn-helix domain-containing protein, with the protein MTMVASASREGPPDVADAAAWRAAQAELAPALAAAATQLGRLDQLLTGLPEIARAGALLRLALIEVEAMLWAQGSPLRREDIGRDLMEARASADLEAMRLARWGIRRLEGQGDAADLRGFLGLHRAETAGLDGVLAARPTGDDFDAAAQDFAAHMAALAGMVPLALGPAVLGLWRLCGLSPPERLVEPAVWSARAMAGGAEILRFVPLGRHGRAVWVDGGPQAARLARHLAAVSAGLAEARHELMRLCDWRGRALAATARIKGDTPAEAIAALFAHPLLSAPMLERQAGISRDTAERMLARLQSLGLAREITGGRRFRLWTSAG; encoded by the coding sequence ATGACGATGGTAGCGTCTGCAAGCCGCGAGGGGCCGCCCGACGTCGCCGATGCGGCGGCCTGGCGGGCGGCGCAGGCCGAGCTTGCGCCGGCCCTGGCGGCGGCTGCGACGCAGTTGGGGCGGCTGGACCAGCTTCTGACCGGCTTGCCCGAGATCGCACGTGCCGGTGCCCTGTTGCGGCTGGCGCTGATCGAGGTCGAGGCGATGCTTTGGGCGCAGGGCAGCCCGCTGCGCCGCGAGGACATCGGTCGCGATCTGATGGAGGCGCGCGCCAGCGCCGATCTTGAGGCGATGCGGCTGGCGCGCTGGGGAATCCGGCGGCTGGAAGGGCAGGGGGACGCGGCCGACCTGCGCGGCTTTCTAGGGCTGCACCGGGCCGAAACGGCGGGGCTTGACGGGGTGCTGGCCGCCCGGCCGACGGGGGACGACTTCGATGCGGCGGCGCAGGATTTCGCCGCGCATATGGCCGCACTGGCCGGGATGGTGCCGCTGGCGCTGGGTCCGGCGGTGCTGGGGCTGTGGCGGCTGTGCGGGTTGTCGCCGCCCGAACGGCTGGTCGAACCGGCGGTCTGGTCGGCGCGGGCCATGGCCGGCGGCGCCGAAATCCTGCGTTTTGTGCCGCTGGGTCGGCACGGGCGCGCGGTCTGGGTCGATGGCGGGCCGCAGGCTGCGCGCCTGGCCCGACATCTGGCGGCGGTTTCAGCGGGCCTGGCCGAGGCGCGGCACGAATTGATGCGGCTGTGCGATTGGCGGGGCCGGGCGCTGGCGGCCACGGCGCGGATCAAGGGCGATACCCCGGCCGAGGCGATCGCGGCGCTGTTTGCCCATCCGTTGCTGAGCGCGCCGATGCTGGAACGCCAGGCCGGCATCAGCCGCGACACGGCCGAGCGGATGCTGGCGCGGTTGCAATCGCTGGGTCTGGCGCGCGAGATCACCGGCGGGCGGCGCTTTCGGCTGTGGACGTCGGCCGGTTAG
- a CDS encoding phage head-tail joining protein: MADLAQLIAWRDALMAARYQGVRTVEYDGKRVTYASDGEMAAALADLNRQIAGATERISVVRIQSSKGL, translated from the coding sequence GTGGCCGACCTCGCCCAACTGATCGCCTGGCGGGACGCCCTGATGGCCGCGCGCTATCAGGGCGTCCGCACCGTCGAATACGACGGCAAACGCGTCACCTACGCAAGTGACGGCGAGATGGCCGCCGCGCTCGCCGACCTCAACCGGCAGATCGCAGGGGCGACCGAGCGCATCTCGGTCGTCCGCATCCAATCCTCGAAAGGGCTCTGA
- a CDS encoding type II toxin-antitoxin system VapC family toxin: MTPVLVDSDILIDIATDHPRCGKAAAAALLSAGQGARLIVNPLILAELSLALGRIEALEAVLPGDLFRREALPWPAAFLAGRALRAGTARDGRAGLVDLCIGAHAAVRGYRLLTRQPWRYRAAFPRLGLLHP, from the coding sequence ATGACCCCGGTTCTGGTCGACAGCGACATCCTGATCGACATTGCCACCGATCATCCTCGCTGCGGCAAGGCCGCGGCGGCGGCGCTGCTGTCGGCGGGGCAGGGGGCGCGGTTGATCGTCAATCCGCTGATCCTTGCCGAACTGTCGCTGGCGCTTGGCCGTATCGAGGCGCTGGAGGCGGTGCTGCCGGGCGATCTTTTCCGGCGCGAGGCGCTGCCCTGGCCGGCGGCGTTCCTGGCCGGGCGCGCCTTGCGCGCCGGCACCGCCCGTGACGGCCGCGCGGGACTGGTCGACCTGTGCATCGGCGCCCATGCCGCGGTCCGGGGCTATCGGCTGCTGACCCGGCAGCCATGGCGCTACAGGGCCGCCTTTCCGCGGCTGGGCCTTCTGCACCCGTGA
- a CDS encoding AAA family ATPase gives MYTHQDLARLQAQSLKMQSWIRRQTFSPANEKTLRRFSSWEVAELIFRINQSTFRGKLAAEPNLPLGEVEEDGRQRWFSLEEINELRRRIRINRKSLMPFRPEGKRAFRAAIANFKGGAGKSTVALHFAHAAALDGYRILVVDFDPQATLSHSMGLTDVGEDHTVWGIMARDLERETDRMNAASRGAESGTALPQRKLPASIRDMGLGKLRPADFIKQTAWPTIDIIPSCANAAFVEFASAQYRHLNPEWTFFGAVSRFLDSLADDAYDLILFDCPPAIGYQSMNAVFAADMLYIPSGPGYWEYDSTTSFIGQLSEALEDLSHGFENFPTGKIKLPKAFADIRFLMTRYEPSNELHQAMYGAFKQVFGEHMAEHPIELTRAVEQSGRFLSSIYEIDYREMTRGTWRRARATFDQAYEEFKSHLVRAWDRLEGEA, from the coding sequence ATGTATACGCACCAAGACCTCGCCCGACTGCAGGCCCAATCGCTGAAGATGCAGAGCTGGATCCGGCGCCAGACCTTCAGCCCTGCCAACGAAAAGACGCTGCGCCGGTTCTCCAGCTGGGAGGTGGCCGAACTGATCTTCCGCATCAATCAGTCGACCTTTCGCGGCAAGCTTGCTGCCGAGCCGAACCTTCCCCTCGGGGAAGTCGAAGAGGATGGACGTCAGCGGTGGTTCTCGCTCGAGGAGATCAACGAGCTGCGCCGCCGCATCAGGATCAACCGCAAGTCGCTGATGCCGTTCAGGCCCGAAGGCAAGCGCGCCTTTCGTGCCGCCATCGCCAATTTCAAGGGCGGCGCCGGCAAGTCGACGGTGGCGTTGCACTTTGCCCATGCGGCTGCGCTGGACGGCTATCGTATCCTTGTGGTGGATTTCGATCCGCAGGCAACCCTGTCGCACAGCATGGGACTGACCGACGTTGGCGAGGATCATACCGTCTGGGGGATCATGGCCCGCGACCTCGAGCGCGAGACCGACCGCATGAACGCGGCCTCGCGCGGGGCCGAGTCGGGCACCGCCCTGCCCCAGCGCAAGCTGCCGGCCTCGATCCGGGACATGGGCCTGGGCAAGCTGCGGCCTGCCGATTTCATCAAGCAGACCGCCTGGCCCACGATCGACATCATTCCCAGCTGCGCCAATGCCGCCTTCGTGGAATTCGCCAGCGCCCAGTATCGGCACCTGAACCCGGAATGGACATTCTTCGGTGCGGTGTCGCGCTTTCTCGACAGCCTGGCGGACGATGCCTATGACCTGATCCTGTTCGATTGTCCGCCGGCGATCGGCTATCAGTCGATGAACGCGGTCTTTGCGGCCGATATGCTCTATATTCCGTCGGGCCCCGGGTATTGGGAATACGATTCGACCACCAGTTTCATCGGGCAGCTTTCCGAGGCGCTTGAAGATCTGTCGCATGGGTTCGAGAACTTCCCCACGGGGAAGATCAAGTTGCCCAAGGCCTTTGCCGACATCCGCTTCCTGATGACGCGCTATGAGCCGTCGAACGAATTGCATCAGGCCATGTATGGCGCCTTCAAGCAGGTTTTCGGCGAGCATATGGCCGAGCATCCGATCGAGCTGACCCGGGCGGTCGAGCAATCGGGGCGCTTCCTGTCCTCGATCTACGAGATCGATTATCGCGAAATGACCCGGGGAACCTGGCGACGCGCGCGCGCAACCTTCGATCAGGCCTATGAAGAGTTCAAATCGCATCTGGTCCGGGCCTGGGATCGGCTGGAGGGTGAAGCATGA
- a CDS encoding acyl-CoA synthetase — MSFARPRPDYQATLAGFSLEAAAARLAGDLATGINACVECCDRHCGQNRLALRCLSADEELREYSFEELRALSARVANLLSDKGIGAGDVVAGLLPRTIDLVALILGTWRLGAVYQPLFTAFGPKAIEHRLHTSGARLVVTNPANRAKLDEVQDCPQIATAGDKVPAGDIDFRAGMAQASDSFAPVMRRGDDLFMMMSTSGTTGLPKGVPVPLRALLAFEAYMREAIDLREGDVFWNIADPGWAYGLYYAVCGPLLLGQATTLFEGGFTAESTYRIIRRLGVTSLAGSPTAFRLLIAAGPQAAAEVKGQLRVVSSAGEPLNPEIIRWFDSHLQVPIHDHYGQTEMGMCVNNHHGLDHPVRPGSAGLAMPGYRVVVLDDADRELGPNEPGVLAIDLQQSPLMWFGGYLGQPPLQGRYYRTGDSVEFEPDGSVSFIGRSDDVITSSGYRIGPFDVESALLEHPAVVEAAVIGVPDPERTEIVKAFVILATDAHPDEALAEELRQHVRKRLSTHAYPRLIEFVTDLPKTPSGKIQRFILRKAEIARQTQQ; from the coding sequence ATGTCTTTTGCACGGCCGCGGCCGGATTATCAGGCCACGCTGGCCGGGTTCAGCCTGGAGGCGGCCGCGGCACGGCTGGCCGGCGATCTGGCCACGGGCATCAATGCCTGCGTCGAATGTTGCGACCGCCATTGCGGCCAGAACCGCCTGGCCCTGCGCTGCCTGTCGGCCGACGAGGAATTGCGCGAATACAGCTTTGAAGAGCTGCGGGCGCTGTCGGCGCGGGTTGCCAATCTGCTCAGCGACAAGGGTATCGGCGCGGGCGATGTGGTGGCCGGGCTGCTGCCGCGCACCATCGACCTGGTGGCGCTGATCCTGGGCACCTGGCGGCTGGGGGCGGTCTATCAGCCGCTGTTCACCGCCTTTGGTCCCAAGGCCATCGAACATCGCCTGCACACCAGTGGCGCGCGGCTGGTGGTGACCAATCCCGCCAACCGCGCCAAGCTGGACGAGGTGCAGGATTGCCCGCAGATCGCCACCGCCGGCGATAAGGTTCCGGCCGGTGATATCGATTTCCGCGCCGGCATGGCCCAGGCCTCGGACAGTTTCGCGCCGGTGATGCGGCGGGGTGACGATCTGTTCATGATGATGTCCACATCGGGCACCACGGGCCTGCCCAAAGGCGTGCCGGTGCCGTTGCGCGCGCTGCTGGCCTTCGAGGCCTATATGCGCGAGGCGATCGACCTGCGCGAGGGCGACGTGTTCTGGAACATCGCCGATCCCGGCTGGGCCTATGGGCTGTATTATGCCGTGTGCGGGCCGCTGCTGCTGGGACAGGCGACCACGCTGTTCGAGGGGGGCTTTACCGCCGAATCGACCTATCGCATCATCCGCCGGCTGGGGGTGACCAGTCTTGCCGGATCGCCCACCGCCTTTCGCCTGCTGATCGCCGCCGGGCCGCAGGCCGCTGCCGAGGTCAAGGGCCAGCTGCGCGTGGTCAGTTCCGCGGGCGAGCCGCTGAACCCCGAAATCATCCGCTGGTTCGACAGCCATTTGCAGGTGCCCATTCACGACCATTATGGCCAGACCGAGATGGGCATGTGCGTGAACAATCACCACGGGCTCGACCATCCGGTGCGGCCCGGCTCGGCGGGGTTGGCGATGCCCGGCTATCGCGTCGTGGTGCTGGACGACGCCGACCGGGAGTTGGGCCCCAATGAGCCCGGCGTGCTGGCCATCGACCTGCAACAATCGCCGCTGATGTGGTTCGGCGGCTATCTGGGCCAGCCGCCCTTGCAGGGGCGCTATTACCGCACCGGCGACTCGGTCGAGTTCGAGCCCGACGGCTCGGTCAGCTTCATCGGCCGGTCCGACGACGTCATCACCAGCTCGGGCTATCGCATCGGCCCCTTCGATGTCGAAAGCGCATTGCTTGAACATCCGGCGGTGGTCGAGGCGGCGGTGATCGGCGTGCCCGACCCCGAACGGACCGAGATCGTCAAGGCCTTTGTCATCCTGGCGACCGATGCCCACCCCGACGAGGCCCTGGCCGAGGAGCTGCGCCAGCATGTACGCAAGCGGTTGTCCACCCATGCCTATCCGCGGCTGATCGAATTCGTCACCGATCTGCCCAAGACCCCCAGCGGCAAGATCCAGCGATTCATCCTGCGCAAGGCGGAAATCGCCCGCCAGACCCAACAATAG
- a CDS encoding AbrB/MazE/SpoVT family DNA-binding domain-containing protein, which yields MRITSKGQVTIPQHIRDFAGFQPGTEVDFVIGADGVVRVVAAGQGAMVQDQRLQRAIEGLRGSADAGLSTEQILALTRP from the coding sequence ATGCGCATCACCAGCAAGGGGCAGGTTACCATTCCCCAGCACATTCGCGATTTCGCCGGCTTTCAGCCGGGGACCGAGGTCGATTTCGTCATCGGCGCCGATGGCGTGGTGCGGGTTGTCGCCGCAGGGCAGGGGGCGATGGTGCAGGACCAGCGCCTGCAACGCGCCATCGAGGGGCTGCGCGGCAGCGCCGATGCCGGGCTGAGCACGGAACAGATCCTGGCGTTGACCCGGCCATGA
- a CDS encoding SDR family NAD(P)-dependent oxidoreductase, which translates to MQIQDKVFVITGAGSGLGAAVARMAVGAGARAVLLDVNAEAGAALAGELGAAARFVRTDVTSADEGAAAIAAAVEAFGRVDVAVNCAGVAPGEKIVGRDGPHRLESFARAIQINLIGTFNILRLAADAMARNPADAGGERGVVVNTASIAAFDGQIGQAAYAASKGGVAALTLPAARELARHGIRVVTIAPGIFGTPMMAGLPQEVQDSLGGTVPFPSRLGDPAEFAALVRHIAENSYLNGEVIRLDGALRMAPK; encoded by the coding sequence ATGCAGATTCAGGACAAGGTCTTTGTCATCACCGGCGCCGGCTCGGGCCTGGGCGCAGCCGTTGCGCGCATGGCGGTGGGCGCAGGCGCCAGGGCGGTGCTGCTGGACGTCAATGCCGAGGCCGGCGCGGCGCTGGCGGGCGAACTGGGCGCGGCGGCACGTTTCGTGCGCACCGATGTGACCAGCGCCGACGAGGGCGCCGCCGCCATCGCGGCAGCGGTCGAGGCTTTCGGCCGGGTGGATGTGGCGGTCAACTGCGCCGGGGTGGCGCCGGGCGAAAAGATCGTCGGCCGCGACGGTCCGCACCGGCTGGAAAGTTTTGCCCGCGCCATCCAGATCAACCTGATCGGCACCTTCAACATCCTGCGGCTGGCTGCCGATGCCATGGCACGCAATCCCGCCGACGCCGGGGGCGAGCGTGGGGTGGTGGTCAACACGGCCTCGATCGCGGCCTTTGACGGGCAGATCGGCCAGGCCGCCTATGCCGCATCCAAGGGCGGGGTGGCGGCGCTGACGCTGCCGGCGGCGCGCGAACTGGCCCGCCACGGCATCCGCGTGGTCACCATCGCCCCCGGCATCTTTGGCACCCCGATGATGGCCGGCCTGCCGCAAGAGGTTCAGGACAGCCTGGGCGGCACTGTGCCCTTCCCCTCGCGTCTGGGCGATCCGGCGGAATTCGCCGCGCTGGTCCGCCACATCGCCGAGAACAGCTATCTGAACGGCGAGGTCATCCGGCTGGATGGCGCGCTGCGCATGGCCCCGAAATGA
- a CDS encoding AraC family transcriptional regulator: MERRLISPGFVEDALDCLHRRGLDPHPLLAAVGIGDLSQPVSNLQYGRLWLAIAEAIGDEFFDEAARPMRPGSFRLLCQVSLHARNLEHALRRALRFLAVVLDDPVGELRLREGLAEITLTDNRGPRRAFAYRTYWLILLGVACWLIGRRIPLLGVDFACAAPPDRHDYHQFFGAPVAFDRPISRLTFSARYLGLPVIRQERALQGFLRGAPANILLRYRHDQGLSARIRARLRATPPADWPDFDSLAALLSLSPATLRRRLRAEGQGYGELKAEIRLNMARQLLRQSRASIAEIAAQLGYGEPSAFHRAFLKLAGTTPAAYRRANRPTSTAESAARR; the protein is encoded by the coding sequence ATGGAACGGCGGCTGATCTCTCCGGGCTTTGTCGAGGACGCGCTGGACTGCCTGCACCGGCGCGGCCTCGACCCCCACCCGCTGCTGGCGGCGGTGGGCATCGGCGATCTGTCGCAGCCGGTCAGCAACCTGCAATACGGCAGGCTGTGGCTGGCGATCGCCGAAGCCATCGGCGACGAATTCTTCGACGAGGCCGCGCGCCCCATGCGCCCGGGCAGCTTTCGCCTGCTGTGCCAGGTCAGCCTGCACGCCCGCAATCTGGAACACGCCCTGCGCCGGGCGCTGCGGTTTCTGGCCGTGGTGCTGGACGACCCGGTGGGCGAGCTGCGGCTGCGCGAGGGCCTGGCCGAGATCACCCTGACCGACAACCGGGGCCCGCGCCGGGCCTTCGCCTATCGCACCTACTGGCTGATCCTGCTGGGGGTGGCCTGCTGGCTGATCGGGCGCCGGATTCCGCTGCTGGGGGTGGATTTCGCCTGCGCGGCACCGCCCGACCGGCACGACTATCACCAGTTCTTCGGCGCGCCGGTGGCCTTTGACCGGCCGATCAGCCGCCTGACCTTCTCCGCCCGCTACCTCGGCCTGCCGGTGATTCGCCAGGAACGCGCGCTACAGGGCTTTCTGCGTGGTGCCCCGGCCAATATCCTGCTGCGCTATCGCCACGATCAGGGGCTGTCGGCCCGCATCCGCGCCCGGCTGCGCGCCACCCCGCCGGCGGACTGGCCCGATTTCGACAGCCTGGCCGCGCTGCTCTCGCTGTCGCCCGCCACGCTGCGCCGCCGCCTGCGCGCCGAGGGCCAGGGCTACGGCGAATTGAAAGCCGAAATCCGGCTGAACATGGCGCGGCAGCTGCTGCGCCAAAGCCGCGCCAGCATTGCCGAGATCGCGGCCCAACTGGGCTATGGCGAACCCAGCGCCTTTCACCGCGCCTTCCTGAAGCTGGCCGGCACCACCCCGGCCGCCTATCGCCGCGCTAACCGGCCGACGTCCACAGCCGAAAGCGCCGCCCGCCGGTGA